A window from Triticum aestivum cultivar Chinese Spring chromosome 6D, IWGSC CS RefSeq v2.1, whole genome shotgun sequence encodes these proteins:
- the LOC123142922 gene encoding red chlorophyll catabolite reductase, whose translation MLRPATCVSVAAPSLPTISRLRCGTAPPLRGRRSSTTVRACMPLVQQEVTLPSTLAHREVAQALAAEAAAAVPLLPSAVPADVADFRNSAGTAVGTLDLRRGAPASSIDFMLHSSLHCKVPNGAIDITSVLIFLNALTDAPHFLMEFIQGSPTSMVVILDLLPRKDLALHPEYLHKYYEHTCLDKQREKIEELPQTRPYRSPSLFVRSACSPTAVSVTIDCGQGGEGTLEEIVCGHLASAVKEVLQIWLHSCARDTSEMEEAEREIMIKRDQAVRLKSIEVDLTANLPRMFGPDVSGHIIAEIRKAFGVQLQEA comes from the exons ATGCTCCGGCCAGCGACCTGTGTCTCTGTGGCTGCGCCCTCGCTCCCTACCATCTCCCGCCTCCGCTGCGGCACGGCTCCGCCTCTCAGGGGCAGAAGGTCGAGCACCACCGTGCGCGCGTGCATGCCGCTGGTGCAGCAGGAGGTAACGCTGCCGTCGACGCTGGCGCACCGGGAGGTAGCGCAAGCGCTGGCAGCCGAGGCGGCGGCAGCCGTGCCGCTGCTGCCCTCGGCCGTGCCCGCCGACGTAGCCGACTTCCGGAACAGCGCTGGGACCGCCGTCGGCACGCTGGACTTGCGCCGAGGCGCGCCTGCCTCGTCG ATTGATTTCATGCTGCACTCGTCACTTCACTGCAAAGTCCCAAATGGCGCAATCGACATTACGTCGGTTCTTATTTTCCTAAATGCCTTGACGGATGCACCACATTTCCTCATGGAGTTCATACAAGGCAGCCCAACTTCAATGGTTGTGATTCTTGATCTGCTCCCACGGAAAGACCTCGCTCTCCACCCGGAGTACCTCCACAAGTACTATGAACATACTTGCTTGGACAAGCAACGTGAGAAGATCGAAGAATTGCCACAAACCCGTCCATACCGGTCGCCGTCGCTCTTTGTGCGCAGTGCATGTTCTCCAACAGCGGTGTCGGTCACCATCGACTGCGGGCAAGGAGGGGAGGGTACCTTGGAAGAGATAGTGTGTGGTCATCTGGCATCAGCTGTGAAGGAGGTTCTTCAAATCTGGCTTCATAGTTGCGCTCGTGACACCTCCGAAATGGAAGAGGCCGAAAGGGAGATCATGATCAAGAGGGACCAAGCTGTAAGATTGAAATCAATCGAGGTCGACCTAACTGCAAATTTGCCTAGGATGTTTGGTCCTGATGTGTCTGGCCACATCATTGCTGAAATCCGTAAGGCCTTTGGGGTACAACTACAAGAGGCCTAG